The following are from one region of the Rhizobacter sp. AJA081-3 genome:
- the lapB gene encoding lipopolysaccharide assembly protein LapB: MDFDLQWLLLGLPLAFALGWLASRFDLVQWKREQKDSPKAYYKGLNLLLNEQHDKAIDSFIEAVQQDPDTSDLHFALGNLFRRRGEYERAVRVHEHLLKRADLPASERERAQHALAQDFMKAGLFDRAEEAFKALDGTVFDTEARLALLALHERSRDWRAAVEVAAKLERSGSGSFSTRIANYWCELALEADARQQTAEADAALQRAREAAPQAPRPLIMAGQRARARADHREALQQWGTLMAAHPAAFNLVAVDYADSAKALGEGPAALERLDALYRRGPTTDLLAALARLDEDATRQRRRVLSHLQHQPALSAAQSLLQLSAGTPLDDAESQALRDTVARAAKPLQRYRCAACAFEAQHYFWQCPGCLGWDTYPPQRQEDL; this comes from the coding sequence ATGGACTTTGACCTGCAGTGGCTGCTGCTCGGCCTGCCGCTGGCCTTCGCGCTGGGCTGGCTGGCCTCGCGCTTCGACCTGGTCCAGTGGAAGCGCGAACAGAAGGATTCGCCCAAGGCCTACTACAAGGGCCTGAACCTGCTGCTCAACGAGCAGCACGACAAGGCGATCGACTCCTTCATCGAGGCGGTGCAGCAGGACCCGGACACTTCCGACCTGCACTTCGCGCTGGGCAACCTGTTTCGCCGCCGCGGCGAGTACGAGCGGGCGGTGCGCGTGCACGAGCACCTGCTCAAGCGTGCCGACCTGCCGGCTTCCGAGCGCGAACGAGCGCAGCACGCCCTGGCGCAGGACTTCATGAAGGCCGGCCTGTTCGACCGCGCCGAAGAGGCCTTCAAGGCACTTGACGGCACGGTGTTCGACACCGAGGCGCGGCTGGCCCTGCTGGCGCTGCACGAGCGCTCGCGCGACTGGCGCGCCGCAGTCGAGGTGGCAGCGAAGCTCGAGCGCAGTGGCAGCGGCTCCTTCTCCACGCGCATCGCCAACTACTGGTGCGAGCTCGCGCTGGAGGCCGATGCGCGCCAGCAGACAGCCGAGGCCGACGCGGCGCTGCAGCGCGCCCGTGAGGCGGCACCGCAGGCGCCGCGGCCGCTGATCATGGCCGGCCAGCGGGCCCGCGCGCGCGCTGACCACCGCGAAGCCCTGCAGCAGTGGGGCACGCTGATGGCGGCGCATCCGGCTGCCTTCAACCTGGTCGCGGTGGACTACGCCGACAGCGCCAAGGCGCTAGGCGAAGGCCCCGCCGCGTTGGAGCGCCTGGACGCGCTCTACCGCCGCGGGCCGACCACCGACCTGCTGGCCGCGTTGGCGCGCCTGGATGAGGACGCGACACGCCAGCGCCGCCGCGTGCTCTCGCACCTGCAGCACCAGCCGGCCCTCTCGGCAGCGCAGTCGCTGCTGCAACTCAGTGCCGGCACGCCGCTCGACGACGCCGAGTCGCAGGCGCTGCGCGACACCGTGGCGCGCGCCGCCAAGCCGCTGCAGCGCTACCGCTGCGCCGCCTGCGCCTTCGAGGCGCAGCACTATTTCTGGCAATGCCCGGGCTGCCTGGGCTGGGACACCTACCCGCCGCAGCGCCAAGAGGATCTGTGA
- the rfaE1 gene encoding D-glycero-beta-D-manno-heptose-7-phosphate kinase: MTAPTREQLAQARVLVVGDAMLDRYWFGAVDRISPEAPVPVVRVNREEERLGGAANVALNVKTLGAQATLLTVVGDDEPARTLKKLLEREGVAALLGSDPQLYTIVKLRVIGRAQQLIRIDFENQPDHEVLAGMLSDYERVLPEHGAVLFSDYGKGGLTHIPRMIELARAAGKPVLIDPKGSDYSRYAGATVITPNRAELAQVIGAWSSEAQLHERAQALRREHRLEGLLLTRSEEGMSLFDNLGHTQVPAQAREVFDVTGAGDTVIAAMAAMLACGHSLREAMPVANRAGGIVVGKFGTASVSYEELFA, from the coding sequence ATGACCGCCCCGACCCGCGAACAACTCGCCCAGGCCCGCGTACTGGTGGTCGGCGACGCCATGCTCGATCGCTACTGGTTCGGTGCGGTCGACCGCATCTCGCCCGAGGCGCCGGTGCCGGTGGTTCGCGTCAACCGCGAGGAGGAGCGCCTGGGCGGCGCCGCCAACGTGGCGCTGAACGTGAAGACGCTCGGCGCGCAAGCGACGCTGCTCACCGTGGTCGGCGACGACGAGCCGGCGCGCACGCTCAAGAAGCTGCTCGAGCGCGAGGGCGTGGCCGCGCTGCTGGGCAGCGACCCGCAGCTCTACACCATCGTCAAGCTGCGCGTCATCGGCCGTGCTCAGCAGCTCATCCGCATCGATTTCGAGAACCAGCCCGACCACGAGGTGCTCGCCGGCATGCTCAGCGACTACGAACGCGTGCTGCCCGAGCACGGCGCGGTGCTGTTCTCCGACTACGGCAAGGGTGGCCTGACGCACATCCCGCGCATGATCGAACTGGCCCGCGCCGCCGGCAAGCCGGTGCTGATCGACCCCAAGGGCAGCGACTACAGCCGCTACGCCGGCGCGACCGTGATCACGCCCAACCGCGCCGAGCTGGCGCAGGTGATCGGCGCCTGGAGCAGCGAGGCGCAACTGCACGAACGCGCGCAGGCGCTGCGCCGCGAACACCGGCTCGAAGGCCTGTTGCTCACGCGCAGTGAGGAAGGCATGTCGTTGTTCGACAACCTCGGCCACACCCAGGTGCCGGCGCAGGCGCGCGAGGTGTTCGACGTCACCGGCGCCGGCGACACCGTGATCGCCGCGATGGCCGCCATGCTCGCCTGCGGCCATTCGCTGCGCGAGGCGATGCCGGTGGCCAACCGTGCCGGCGGCATCGTGGTGGGCAAGTTCGGCACGGCCAGCGTCAGCTACGAGGAGTTGTTCGCATGA
- the rfaD gene encoding ADP-glyceromanno-heptose 6-epimerase yields the protein MKVVVTGAAGMIGSNIVHGLNAIGIDDIIAVDNLTNGAKYRNLLGAKISDYFDKTDFYARFARGEFGKVDAVLHEGACSDTMQHDGRYMLDTNYRCSKDLLDACQAQGTRLLYASSAATYGGSASFREEPQFEQPLNVYGYSKLLFDNVVRRMLPASKSQVVGFRYFNVYGPREQHKGRMASVAFHHFNQFCERGKVKLFGEYGGYEPGMQSRDFVYVDDVVAVNLWFLQNPGKSGIFNLGTGRAQPFNDVAVATVNAARTLNGEAPLPLAELVSHGLVEYIPFPDALVGKYQCFTQADLTGLRSTGCDHAFADVASGVQRYVSWLAAKD from the coding sequence ATGAAAGTCGTCGTCACCGGTGCGGCCGGCATGATCGGCAGCAACATCGTCCACGGCCTGAACGCCATCGGCATTGACGACATCATCGCCGTCGACAACCTGACCAACGGCGCGAAGTACCGCAACCTGCTCGGCGCGAAGATCAGCGACTACTTCGACAAGACCGACTTCTACGCCCGCTTCGCGCGCGGTGAGTTCGGCAAGGTCGATGCGGTCCTGCACGAGGGTGCCTGCTCCGACACCATGCAGCACGACGGGCGCTACATGCTCGACACCAACTACCGCTGCTCGAAGGACCTGCTCGACGCCTGCCAGGCCCAGGGCACGAGGCTGCTCTACGCGAGTTCGGCCGCCACCTACGGGGGGAGCGCCTCGTTCCGCGAAGAACCGCAGTTCGAGCAGCCGCTGAACGTCTACGGCTACAGCAAGCTGCTGTTCGACAACGTCGTGCGGCGCATGCTGCCCGCGTCGAAGTCGCAGGTGGTGGGTTTTCGCTACTTCAACGTCTACGGCCCGCGCGAGCAGCACAAGGGCCGCATGGCCTCGGTGGCCTTCCACCACTTCAACCAGTTCTGCGAACGCGGCAAGGTGAAGCTGTTCGGCGAGTACGGCGGCTACGAACCGGGCATGCAGTCGCGCGACTTCGTGTACGTCGACGACGTGGTGGCGGTGAACCTGTGGTTCCTGCAGAACCCTGGGAAGAGCGGCATCTTCAACCTCGGCACGGGCCGCGCGCAGCCCTTCAACGACGTGGCGGTGGCCACAGTCAACGCGGCACGCACCCTGAATGGGGAGGCACCCCTCCCCCTGGCCGAGCTGGTATCGCACGGGCTGGTCGAATACATCCCCTTTCCCGACGCGCTGGTCGGCAAGTACCAGTGCTTTACGCAGGCCGATCTCACCGGGCTGCGCAGCACCGGATGCGACCACGCCTTCGCCGACGTGGCCAGCGGCGTGCAGCGCTACGTGAGCTGGCTCGCCGCGAAAGACTGA
- a CDS encoding helix-hairpin-helix domain-containing protein, with protein MFKFITAAVLALACATGFAATDVNKASQAELEAVKGIGPSMATRILDARQSGSFSNWGDLQSRVKGVGDGNARKFSADGLTVNGSAYAASDAPAPKAKGKSKAKSEKGSSRKKAEAQPAA; from the coding sequence ATGTTCAAGTTCATCACCGCCGCCGTCCTCGCCCTCGCCTGCGCCACCGGCTTCGCGGCCACCGACGTCAACAAGGCCAGCCAGGCCGAGCTCGAAGCCGTCAAGGGCATCGGCCCGAGCATGGCCACGCGCATCCTCGACGCGCGCCAGTCCGGCTCGTTCAGCAACTGGGGCGACCTGCAGAGCCGCGTCAAGGGCGTGGGCGACGGCAACGCGCGCAAGTTCTCGGCCGACGGGCTGACGGTCAACGGCTCGGCCTATGCTGCGTCGGATGCCCCGGCCCCCAAGGCGAAGGGCAAGTCCAAGGCGAAGTCGGAGAAGGGCTCGTCGCGCAAGAAGGCCGAGGCGCAGCCGGCAGCCTGA
- a CDS encoding patatin-like phospholipase family protein: protein MKDQQTTGLVLTGGGARAAYQVGVLKAVAQIRRESNAPPGNPFPVITGTSAGAINAAALACRCGNFDDAVRVLAEVWENFHAEQIYRSDSLGVIRTGARWLTMLSLGWVIARWRRARPKSLLDNAPTADLLRRMVSSEQLREAMKQGHLQAIAVTASGYGSGLHVTFYDAVKEILPWTRSQRIAVRSEIGVPHLMASAAIPFVFPAVALPVEGRTEYFGDGSMRQAAPISPAVHLGATRILIIGAGRMHEPPGPRAHSSEYPNLAQIAGHALSNIFLDALAVDVERLQRINATLKLLPPDALARTTLRPIETLVIAPSQRLDDLAAKHLGSLPAPVRTMLRGVGVSGRGEDARGAALASYLLFEAPYTRELVALGVADTMARRDEVRAFFGWT, encoded by the coding sequence GTGAAGGACCAACAGACCACCGGGTTGGTGCTGACGGGCGGCGGCGCGCGCGCCGCCTACCAGGTCGGCGTGCTCAAGGCGGTGGCGCAGATCCGCCGCGAATCGAATGCGCCGCCGGGCAATCCGTTCCCGGTGATCACCGGCACCTCGGCCGGCGCCATCAACGCGGCGGCGCTGGCCTGCCGCTGCGGCAACTTCGACGACGCGGTGCGCGTGCTCGCCGAGGTGTGGGAGAACTTCCACGCCGAGCAAATCTACCGTTCCGACTCGCTCGGCGTCATCCGCACCGGCGCGCGCTGGCTGACCATGCTCTCGCTGGGCTGGGTGATCGCGCGCTGGAGACGCGCCCGGCCGAAGTCGCTGCTCGACAACGCACCCACCGCCGACCTGCTGCGCCGCATGGTCAGCAGCGAGCAGCTTCGCGAAGCGATGAAACAGGGCCACCTGCAGGCCATCGCGGTGACAGCCTCGGGTTACGGCTCCGGCCTGCACGTGACCTTCTACGACGCGGTGAAGGAGATCCTGCCCTGGACGCGCTCGCAGCGCATCGCCGTACGCTCGGAGATCGGCGTGCCCCACCTGATGGCCTCGGCGGCGATCCCCTTCGTCTTCCCGGCGGTCGCCCTGCCGGTCGAAGGCCGCACCGAGTACTTCGGCGACGGCTCGATGCGCCAGGCTGCGCCGATCTCTCCGGCGGTGCATCTTGGAGCGACCCGCATCCTCATCATCGGTGCCGGCCGCATGCACGAGCCGCCGGGGCCGCGTGCGCACAGCAGCGAGTACCCCAACCTGGCGCAGATCGCCGGCCATGCGCTGTCGAACATCTTCCTCGACGCGCTGGCGGTCGACGTGGAGCGCTTGCAGCGCATCAACGCCACGCTCAAGCTGCTGCCGCCCGACGCGCTGGCGCGCACCACGCTGCGGCCGATCGAGACGCTGGTGATCGCGCCCAGCCAGCGCCTGGACGACCTGGCCGCCAAGCACCTGGGCAGCCTGCCCGCGCCGGTGCGCACCATGCTGCGTGGCGTGGGCGTGTCGGGCCGCGGCGAGGACGCGCGCGGTGCGGCGCTGGCGAGCTACCTGCTCTTCGAGGCGCCGTACACGCGCGAACTCGTCGCGCTCGGGGTGGCCGACACGATGGCGCGCCGCGACGAGGTGCGCGCCTTCTTCGGCTGGACCTGA
- the dnaE gene encoding DNA polymerase III subunit alpha, with product MDFIHLRTHTEYSVVDGTLRVDDMVGAAAKDKQGALAITDLSNMFGAVKFYSAARKKGVKPILGADVWLEPDGADKQASRLLLLVQNRQGYLNLCEILSRSWRENEHRGQAWVRWDWLAEHGEGLIVLSGAELGAVGQALLAGDGVRASAVAQRLAGLFPNRFYIELQRGGLPAHETHVRAAVPLAADLGLPVVATHPVQFLEPDDFEAHEARVCVAEGETLTNPKRIKRFGREQYFKTRAQMTALFADLPSALANSVEIARRCSLSLVLGKPQLPDFPTPLVDDVPMPMAEYFRVQSHQGLEERLVQLYPDAAQREKERPRYVERLDFEIATILKMGFPGYFLIVADFINWAKSHGCPVGPGRGSGAGSLVAYALKITDLDPLRYKLLFERFLNPDRVSMPDFDVDFCQGNRDRVIDYVKEKYGRDAVSQIATFGTMAAKAALRDVGRVLGMGYGHVDSVAKLVPAPPGKTVTLRRPPDPPDSGVIYARKEAPEIEEREKNEEEVAELLALAERVEGIVRNVGMHAGGVLIAPGKITDFCPLYQQPGSDSAVSQYDKDDVEAIGLVKFDFLGLATLTILELAKDFIRARRLGQENFAFETLPLSDKGSYRLMSEGKTVAVFQLESSGMQRMLRDAKPSVFEDVIALVALYRPGPMDLIPSFCARKHGREEVEYPHPLMAEVLQETYGIMVYQEQVMQVAQLVGGYSLGGADLLRRAMGKKKLEEMVAHRTTFAEGAAKKGIPEPKANEIFDLMEKFAGYGFNKSHAAAYALLAYHTAYLKVHYLAEFTAANMSVALDDTDKLKIFHDDAVALGITFEPPDVNTGGYRFAPVADTVVRYGLGAIKGTGQSAIEAIIAAREEGGPFKSLFDFCHRVDRSRINKRTVEALIKAGAFDKLHAERSCMVASIGLAFDYADTQAANADQGGLFDFGDSHAASTHEPELVAAEPWSIKERLGFEKVALGFYLSGHLFDQSADEVRQIARRRIADLIDSREPQLLAGIVGDLRVVNGQRGRVAIFKIDDKTEVLEAVANEELLNAHRELLKDDELIIVQGKVQPDRFSGGLRLNVTQVWDLAGARCRFGKYLRVEVNGSVPPVAEVLRDFPSRRVATEQGDLPQGLTVRLKLHRDRASGEIDLGDAARFYPTDAALERWRAGASQGKAEVVYE from the coding sequence ATGGACTTCATCCACCTGAGAACGCACACCGAATACTCCGTCGTCGACGGCACGCTGCGCGTCGACGACATGGTGGGCGCCGCCGCGAAGGACAAGCAGGGCGCATTGGCGATCACCGACCTCTCGAACATGTTCGGCGCCGTCAAGTTCTACAGCGCGGCGCGCAAGAAGGGCGTCAAGCCCATCCTCGGCGCCGACGTCTGGCTGGAGCCCGATGGCGCAGACAAGCAGGCCAGCCGGCTGCTGCTGCTGGTGCAGAACCGCCAGGGTTACCTGAACCTCTGCGAGATCCTGTCGCGCAGCTGGCGCGAGAACGAGCACCGCGGCCAGGCCTGGGTGCGCTGGGACTGGCTCGCCGAGCATGGCGAAGGGCTGATCGTGCTGTCGGGCGCCGAGCTCGGCGCCGTGGGCCAGGCGCTGCTGGCGGGCGACGGCGTGCGCGCCAGCGCAGTCGCGCAGAGACTGGCCGGTTTGTTCCCGAACCGCTTTTACATCGAACTGCAGCGCGGCGGGCTGCCGGCCCATGAGACGCATGTGCGCGCCGCCGTCCCGCTGGCGGCCGACCTCGGCTTGCCTGTGGTGGCCACGCACCCGGTGCAGTTCCTAGAGCCCGACGATTTCGAGGCCCACGAGGCGCGCGTATGCGTCGCCGAAGGCGAGACGCTGACCAACCCGAAACGCATCAAGCGCTTCGGCCGCGAGCAGTACTTCAAGACCCGCGCACAGATGACGGCGCTGTTCGCCGACCTGCCCTCGGCGCTGGCCAACTCGGTGGAGATCGCGCGGCGCTGCAGCCTCAGCCTGGTGCTCGGCAAGCCGCAGCTGCCGGACTTCCCGACGCCGCTGGTCGACGACGTGCCGATGCCGATGGCGGAGTACTTCCGCGTCCAATCGCACCAGGGCCTGGAAGAGCGGCTTGTTCAGCTCTACCCGGACGCGGCGCAGCGCGAGAAGGAGCGGCCGCGCTACGTCGAGCGTCTCGACTTCGAGATCGCGACGATCCTGAAGATGGGCTTCCCCGGCTACTTCCTGATCGTGGCGGACTTCATCAACTGGGCCAAGAGCCATGGTTGCCCGGTCGGCCCGGGCCGCGGCTCCGGCGCCGGCTCGCTGGTGGCCTACGCACTGAAGATCACCGACCTCGACCCGCTGCGCTACAAGCTGCTGTTCGAGCGTTTCCTGAACCCCGACCGGGTGTCGATGCCCGACTTCGACGTCGACTTCTGCCAGGGCAACCGCGACCGCGTCATCGACTACGTCAAGGAGAAGTACGGCCGCGATGCGGTGAGCCAGATCGCCACCTTCGGCACCATGGCTGCCAAGGCGGCGCTGCGCGACGTGGGCCGCGTGCTCGGCATGGGTTACGGCCATGTCGACAGCGTCGCCAAGCTGGTGCCCGCGCCGCCGGGCAAGACGGTGACGCTGCGCCGCCCACCCGACCCGCCGGACAGCGGCGTGATCTACGCGCGCAAGGAAGCGCCGGAGATCGAGGAGCGCGAGAAGAACGAGGAAGAGGTCGCCGAACTGCTGGCGCTGGCCGAGCGTGTCGAAGGCATCGTGCGCAACGTCGGCATGCACGCCGGCGGCGTGCTCATTGCCCCGGGCAAGATCACCGACTTCTGCCCGCTGTACCAGCAGCCCGGCAGCGACAGCGCGGTGAGCCAGTACGACAAGGACGACGTCGAGGCGATCGGCCTGGTGAAGTTCGACTTCCTGGGTCTTGCCACGCTGACCATCCTGGAGCTCGCCAAGGACTTCATCCGCGCGCGCCGGCTGGGCCAGGAGAACTTCGCCTTCGAGACGCTGCCGCTGAGCGACAAGGGCTCGTACCGGCTGATGAGCGAGGGCAAGACGGTCGCCGTGTTCCAGCTGGAATCGTCGGGCATGCAACGCATGCTGCGCGATGCCAAGCCCAGCGTGTTCGAGGACGTGATCGCGCTGGTGGCGCTGTACCGCCCCGGCCCGATGGACCTGATCCCCAGCTTCTGCGCGCGCAAGCACGGCCGCGAGGAGGTCGAGTACCCGCATCCGCTGATGGCCGAGGTGCTGCAGGAGACCTACGGGATCATGGTCTACCAGGAGCAGGTGATGCAGGTCGCCCAGCTCGTGGGCGGCTACTCGCTCGGCGGCGCCGACCTGCTGCGCCGTGCGATGGGCAAGAAGAAGCTCGAGGAGATGGTGGCGCACCGCACCACCTTCGCCGAGGGCGCGGCGAAGAAGGGCATCCCCGAGCCGAAGGCCAACGAGATCTTCGACCTGATGGAGAAGTTCGCGGGCTACGGCTTCAACAAGTCGCACGCCGCCGCCTACGCGCTGCTGGCCTATCACACGGCCTACCTGAAGGTGCACTACCTGGCCGAGTTCACCGCCGCCAACATGAGCGTGGCGCTGGACGACACCGACAAGCTGAAGATCTTCCACGACGACGCCGTCGCGCTGGGCATCACCTTCGAGCCGCCCGACGTGAACACCGGCGGCTACCGCTTCGCGCCGGTGGCCGACACCGTGGTGCGCTACGGCCTGGGCGCGATCAAGGGCACCGGCCAGAGCGCCATCGAGGCGATCATCGCGGCGCGCGAGGAAGGCGGGCCCTTCAAGTCCCTGTTCGACTTCTGCCACCGTGTCGACCGCAGCCGCATCAACAAGCGCACGGTCGAGGCGCTGATCAAGGCCGGCGCCTTCGACAAGCTGCATGCCGAGCGTTCGTGCATGGTGGCGAGCATCGGCCTGGCCTTCGACTACGCCGACACGCAGGCGGCGAACGCCGACCAGGGCGGGCTGTTCGACTTCGGCGACTCGCATGCGGCGAGTACGCACGAGCCGGAGCTGGTCGCCGCCGAACCCTGGAGCATCAAGGAGCGCCTGGGCTTCGAGAAGGTCGCGCTGGGCTTCTACCTGTCGGGCCACCTGTTCGACCAGAGCGCCGACGAGGTGCGGCAGATCGCGCGCCGCCGCATCGCCGACCTGATCGACAGCCGCGAGCCGCAGCTGCTGGCCGGCATCGTCGGCGACCTGCGCGTGGTCAACGGACAGCGCGGCCGCGTGGCGATCTTCAAGATCGACGACAAGACCGAGGTGCTCGAGGCGGTGGCCAACGAGGAGTTGCTCAACGCGCACCGCGAGCTGCTCAAGGACGACGAGCTGATCATCGTGCAGGGCAAGGTGCAGCCCGATCGGTTCTCGGGCGGCCTGCGCCTGAACGTCACGCAGGTGTGGGATCTGGCGGGCGCACGCTGCCGCTTCGGCAAATACCTGCGCGTCGAGGTCAACGGCAGCGTGCCGCCGGTGGCCGAGGTGCTGCGCGACTTCCCTTCGCGGCGCGTGGCCACCGAGCAGGGCGATCTGCCGCAGGGCCTGACGGTGCGGCTGAAGTTGCACCGGGACCGCGCCAGCGGCGAAATCGACCTGGGTGACGCGGCGCGCTTCTATCCCACCGACGCGGCGCTGGAGCGCTGGCGCGCCGGCGCCAGCCAGGGCAAGGCCGAAGTGGTCTACGAGTGA
- a CDS encoding sulfurtransferase has product MNTTLNISAYRFVLLPDAAVLRERLHARAAQAGLKGTVLLAEEGINLFLAGEAQALRGFVAWLHEDERFAGLAPKESWSDSVPFGKLLVKVKREIIRMNHPAIRPQAARAPAVDPHTLARWLDAGHDDEGRPVVTLDTRNAFEVDHGRFKGALDWRIGRFSDFPDAALAHREQMQGKTVVSYCTGGIRCEKAALFLQDAGVERVLQLEGGILKYFEETGGRHFEGDCFVFDERERVNSALQPV; this is encoded by the coding sequence GTGAACACCACACTCAACATCTCCGCCTACCGCTTTGTGCTGCTGCCCGACGCGGCGGTGCTGCGCGAGCGCCTCCACGCCCGGGCGGCGCAGGCCGGACTCAAGGGCACCGTGCTGCTCGCCGAGGAAGGCATCAACCTGTTCCTGGCCGGCGAAGCGCAGGCGCTGCGCGGCTTCGTGGCCTGGCTGCACGAGGATGAGCGTTTCGCCGGCCTGGCGCCGAAAGAGAGCTGGTCCGACAGCGTGCCCTTCGGCAAGCTGCTCGTGAAGGTCAAGCGCGAGATCATCCGCATGAACCACCCGGCAATCCGCCCGCAGGCCGCGCGCGCGCCGGCGGTCGACCCGCACACGCTGGCACGCTGGCTCGACGCCGGCCACGACGACGAAGGCCGCCCGGTGGTCACCCTGGACACGCGCAATGCCTTCGAGGTCGACCACGGCCGCTTCAAGGGCGCGCTGGACTGGCGCATCGGCCGCTTCAGCGATTTCCCCGATGCCGCACTGGCCCACCGCGAGCAGATGCAGGGCAAGACCGTCGTGAGCTATTGCACCGGCGGCATCCGCTGCGAGAAGGCCGCCCTGTTTCTGCAGGACGCCGGCGTCGAGCGCGTGCTGCAACTCGAGGGCGGCATCCTGAAGTACTTCGAGGAAACCGGCGGCCGCCACTTCGAGGGCGATTGTTTTGTCTTCGACGAGCGCGAACGCGTGAACAGCGCGCTGCAACCGGTGTAA
- a CDS encoding class I SAM-dependent methyltransferase: MPTADNLRSIELYRRTAAGYDASTGPTWPIRMRCVAKLALRPGETVLDVGCGTGLSFEALLQGVGRSGRLIAFEQSPEMHAQARQRADALRADGWSVELHCASAEEVRLGATPDAALWHYVHDITRSPAALDNLFAQFRPGMRLAIAGMKFFPWWLAPLNLLAWLKNRPYNVHAHELHEPWSLLAPQLERFEWEATQWGMGYLGSGAVKAASR; the protein is encoded by the coding sequence ATGCCCACCGCCGACAACCTGCGCTCGATCGAGCTGTACCGCCGCACTGCGGCAGGCTACGACGCGAGCACCGGGCCGACCTGGCCGATCCGCATGCGCTGCGTCGCGAAGCTGGCCCTGCGCCCCGGGGAGACAGTGCTCGACGTGGGTTGCGGCACGGGCCTGAGTTTCGAGGCCCTGCTGCAGGGTGTGGGCCGCAGCGGCCGCCTGATCGCGTTCGAGCAGAGCCCCGAGATGCACGCGCAGGCGCGGCAGCGTGCCGATGCGCTGCGCGCCGACGGCTGGTCGGTGGAACTGCATTGCGCGAGCGCCGAAGAGGTGCGGCTGGGCGCGACACCTGACGCCGCGCTGTGGCACTACGTGCACGACATCACCCGTTCACCGGCGGCACTGGACAACCTGTTCGCGCAGTTCCGCCCCGGCATGCGCCTGGCCATCGCCGGCATGAAGTTCTTCCCCTGGTGGCTGGCGCCGCTGAACCTGCTGGCCTGGCTGAAGAACCGGCCCTACAACGTGCACGCACACGAACTGCACGAACCCTGGAGCCTGCTGGCGCCGCAGCTCGAGCGTTTCGAGTGGGAGGCCACGCAATGGGGCATGGGCTACCTCGGCTCGGGCGCCGTGAAGGCGGCTTCGCGATGA
- the egtB gene encoding ergothioneine biosynthesis protein EgtB: MTAFRQAVGAPAGELAERYARVRAASLSLAAPLSAEDCQVQSMPDASPVKWHLAHVTWFFETFVLERFERGFAPFDPAFRVLFNSYYQAVGEQSARAQRGLILRPTLEQVRAYRAQVDARMAGLLQARGEEPEIASLVTLGLHHEQQHQELLLTDIKHALSTDPAHAPYARRWPIARVQPASLRWFGFEGGLVEHGHDASLDGPFCFDNETPRHRSHLGPFELASRPVSHGDWLGFMDDGGYRRPELWLSLGWDWVRAGGRTAPLYWQQRDGRWFSHTLQGLVEIDPYTPACHLSYFEADAYARWAGARLPTEVEWELAARSLDSRAGHFADRAVFHPLPASQDAAAGPVQIFGDVWEWTGSAYLPYPRFRPWPGAVGEYNGKFMCNQFVLRGGSCATPAGHVRASYRNFFPPEAQWQFSGVRLARDT; encoded by the coding sequence ATGACGGCCTTTCGTCAGGCCGTGGGCGCTCCGGCCGGTGAGCTGGCCGAGCGCTACGCACGGGTGCGCGCCGCGTCGCTGTCGCTCGCCGCGCCCCTGTCGGCGGAAGACTGCCAGGTGCAGTCCATGCCCGATGCCAGCCCCGTGAAATGGCACCTCGCGCACGTGACATGGTTCTTCGAAACCTTCGTGCTCGAACGTTTCGAGCGCGGTTTCGCGCCCTTCGACCCGGCATTCCGCGTGCTCTTCAACAGCTACTACCAGGCGGTCGGCGAGCAGTCGGCGCGGGCGCAACGCGGGCTGATCCTGCGGCCCACGCTGGAGCAGGTGCGCGCCTACCGGGCCCAGGTCGACGCGCGCATGGCGGGGCTGCTGCAGGCGCGTGGCGAAGAGCCGGAGATCGCCTCGCTGGTGACGCTCGGCCTGCATCACGAGCAGCAGCACCAGGAGCTGCTGCTCACCGACATCAAGCACGCCTTGTCGACCGATCCGGCCCATGCACCTTACGCACGCCGCTGGCCCATCGCTCGCGTGCAGCCGGCGTCCCTGCGCTGGTTCGGTTTCGAAGGCGGCCTGGTCGAGCACGGCCACGATGCATCACTCGACGGCCCTTTCTGCTTCGACAACGAGACGCCGCGCCATCGCAGCCATCTCGGGCCGTTCGAACTCGCCTCGCGGCCGGTAAGCCATGGCGACTGGCTCGGCTTCATGGACGACGGCGGCTACCGCCGCCCGGAGCTGTGGCTGTCGCTCGGCTGGGACTGGGTGCGCGCCGGTGGCCGCACGGCGCCGCTGTACTGGCAGCAGCGCGACGGGCGCTGGTTCAGCCACACGCTGCAGGGCCTGGTCGAGATCGACCCGTACACGCCGGCCTGCCACCTGAGCTACTTCGAGGCCGACGCCTACGCCCGCTGGGCCGGCGCGCGACTGCCCACCGAGGTGGAGTGGGAGCTCGCCGCACGTTCGCTGGACAGTCGTGCCGGCCACTTTGCCGACCGCGCCGTCTTCCATCCGCTGCCGGCGTCGCAGGACGCGGCGGCAGGCCCGGTGCAGATATTCGGCGACGTGTGGGAATGGACGGGCTCGGCCTATCTGCCCTACCCGCGCTTCCGCCCCTGGCCCGGTGCGGTGGGCGAGTACAACGGCAAGTTCATGTGCAACCAGTTCGTGCTGCGCGGCGGCTCCTGCGCCACACCGGCCGGCCATGTGCGCGCCAGCTACCGCAACTTCTTCCCGCCCGAAGCGCAATGGCAGTTCAGCGGCGTGCGCCTGGCTCGCGACACCTGA